The genomic region CAGCGCTGTCTTATCAGGATGAAGATAACGTGTCATTCATCTGTCAACAATATCTTAACTGTAAAATCCACAGCACTGAaaaggttgggttttgttttgtttttttttttaaataaaaaaaacaaggatGTGTTTTGATGAAATACAAAGCTTTCCATCCGAGTCCAAAATACAAGCCAGGCAATGGTTATTTAAGCAGCACTGCATGCCATGTTAGACTCTTCAAGTGCCGTCTGTTTCCAGTCTGTGATAATTAAAAACAGTGAACTGTGTACACAAATGGTATGGATACATGAAGTGACTGATACACACACCAAAGGAACCCAGAGTCTACAATGAAAATAGTTTTTGCAGATACTGCACTCatattctactttttttttttgttgcatctATCCACTCCCTCATGTTTTCGATCTGTTGTGCACTTGGATTAAAACCAGTAACATCAgacagtttgggttttttcagtctCAAACATATAACAAATGTATAGAACtgtactacaaaaaaaaaaaaaaaaaaaaaaaaaagctgcacatACAGTTTTTTGAATGGGGACAGTACTCACAAGACTGAATTATTTAGAAATTCTGAAACAGTAAGATAATTAGTGAAACTATTTATAAAGAAGTATATCCacaatatttaataatttaaggCTCACAAGAAACTAACATAACAATGACAATAAAAGTTTTCTGCTGTAGGATTAAAAGCACCAAATTCACTTCACAAATTAGATAACCAGATCTGTACTGATCACAAGTGGAAAACTCTGAAAGTGCTGATTTGCTAATGTTGCTAGTGCTTTAATGATGTTGCATTTCACAGGAATAAAAAATCCCCTCTCAACCATAAATACAATTATACAGGTACAAAATATATTGGAACCATTTCAGATTGAAACTACagtacaaaaaaacctcaacctccacccaccccctccccccaagtCCATTCATTCTCCTCATACACAGCTCCCAAATCTTTCAGCTCTTTAATACTAAAGTTGGAGCAATTGAATTGGTTACATATAACCCATTTAAAACCAACAGCCATTTGCTAAAACAGGTTTCTACAAATTAGATTATAATTTACCAGCTCCTGCATCATGGAGCGTAGCTTATTCTTagtctattttaaaaataggtgaCCCTTTGTGTCAtggaaaaagaacacaaaaacaTGTATTCCTGGAGGACTGCTCAGGACAGTGATCAATTTATAAAAAACagcctgtttaaaaaaaaaaacaaaacacaaaaacctgaaacaaaacaaaaaacaactaacTGGTACCAAAAGAATAATTATAGGAGGAAGTTTCTGACAGCAGCAAATCCTTCTGCACCTCTGAACTCTAACTCTGTTCTATCCTTACAGGTCTGTTTCTCTATTGGTGTCCAGACAGAAAGCATACAGAGATTTTCTGAGGTCTACATTACTTTTAGCTTTGATATTGGTTTTCTCTAAGGAGCTGGTGTCATTGTTGAACCCCTCACTGTTTTCCAAGTGCACAACAGATTTGTTCAGAGAGTTTCTACTGGATCTTCTCTTTGTATCTTcccctgctgtgctgccctgAGCACTACTGTGTTCATCTTTGAGGACAGTGTGCTCTTCATGATCAGTCTCTCGGTGGTAGAAGTAGTTGAAGTTGGACACAAtgacagggacaggcagggcgATGGTGAGCACACCTGCGATGGCACACAAGGAGCCCACAATCTTGCCCCCCACTGTGACAGGTCGCATATCCCCATAGCCCACAGTAGTCATGGTGACCACTGCCCACCAGAAAGCATCAGGGATGCTGGAGAAATGCGACTCGGGGTCATCAGCTTCAGCAAAGTAGACAGCACTGGAGAAGAGGATCACCCcaatgaagaggaagaagatgaggaGACCAAGCTCCCTCATGCTGGCTTTCAAAGTCTGTCCCAAGATCTGTAAACCCTTGGAGTGCCTGGAGAGCTTGAAGATCCTGAAGACCCTGACCAAGCGAATTACTCTGAGGATGGCGAGGGACATGGCTTGCTGCTGGCCCCCACCCCCATTGCTGCTGCCagtcccaggctgctgctgctcatgggCCAGCTCGGTGCCCAGGGTGATGAAGTAGGGGATGATGGCCACAATGTCAATGATGTTCATGATGTTGCGGGAGAACTCGGGCTTGCTGGGGCAGGCAAAGAAGCGGACGAGGAGTTCAAAGGTGAACCAGATCACACAGGTGGTCTCAACGATGAAGAAGGGGTCAGAAAGGCTACTGGGTGGCTGCACGGGCAGGGCGTCCCCAGTCGTGCCATTCAAACCTCCACTTTGTGGGGGCAGAGGCACAGGAATTTCCCTCTCGTCCCTGAATTCTGGCAGAGTCTCCAGGCAGAAAGTGATGATGGAGATCAGGATGACCAGCACAGAGACGATGGCAATGGCCCGGGCTGAGCCGGAGCTTTCAGGATACTCAAAGATGAGCCAGACCTGGCGCTGGAACTCATTGAGGGGCAGgggcttctcctcctctttgaTGAAGCCCTCGTCCTCCCGGAAACGCTCCATGGCCTCCTCGCCCAGTTGGTAGAAGCGGATCTCATCGGCGAAGACATCGATGGAGACATTGACGGGCCGGCGGAGCTTGCCCCCGGACTGGTAGAAATAGAGGATGGCGTCGAAGCTGGGCCGGTTCCGGTCAAAGAAGTACTCGTTGCGGAGCGGGTCGAAGTAGCGCATCCGTTTATCCGGATCCCCCAGCAGCGTGTCGGGGAACTGGCTGAGGGTGCCCAGCTGGGTCTCAAAGCGCAGCCCCGAAATGTTGATCAGCACCCGCTGGTGGTGCATGGTGGCCCGGCTGGCTGCCACCACCGccgcctccccctcctcctcctcctcttcctcctcgcCGGCCGCCGCCATGGCCATGCCCCGGCGGTGTCCCCCTTCCTCCGGGGGTCCCAGCTCCACCGCCGCACCGGGGAGCGGGGGTCGCGCCGGCGGTTGGGGCGGCACGGGGGGTGCTCCGCGCGCCGGGCCGTTGGAGCTGCTCGCGCTGCTGCGGCGCCTCTCGCCGCCTCCCCGGGGGTCCGGCGGCTGCTGCTCCCGCTCCTCGTCCGCCGACAGCGGCGGCGGCTGTGGCGCTGGCAGTGGCGGTGGCTGTGGCGGTGCcggtggtggtggctgtggcGGGTCGCCTTCCTTGCCGTCGCTCAGCCgcggcgcggcggcggcggcggcggagccggCGATATGGAGCAAGTCGCCCCGCCACCGGGCTCGGGCGCTACCGCCGCCGACCGCGGCATCCTCGCCGCCCTCGATGGCCGTGGCGCCGCCGTTCTCCAGAGTCACCAGCGCGATCTCCATGGGCAGCGGCGGCAGGAGGCAGGCGCGACTGAGGAGACGGGCATGCTGCGCtcgccgccccgccgccgctgccgccgccgccggccaCCTCCGGGCGGccgccctgccctgccctgccctgccctgccctacCCTGCCCTGCCCGCCCCCGCCTCACTGCGCGCCGGCGAGCGGCCGAGCGCGGCCCGGGGGAGCCTCCCGGGGACCCGGATATGAACGAGCCATCATTATATTATGGTCGTTTGACGTCAAAGAGAATCCCTTCTCCTCCGCGCCCCCGTGCTGGCGGTGGCAGCCTCCCCTGGGCCGCCGCGGTACGGCatccccccccgccccgccctgccccgccccgccccgcgaAGGGGCTCCGCACCAGGGCAGGAACGCGCTGCCGGCAGCGGATTTCGCCCCAGAGGAGCGCGGCGGCTCCCGGCGGAGCGGCGGCTGCGGGATGCTCACAGGTGCCGCCGAACCGCCGCGCCGGGGGACCGCGGGGTTTCGCGGCGGGGACCGCTCCTGGGCAGCCGGCAGGCGGGCGCAGGGGTGGCGGGGCCGCTTGAGAAGCTGTGCccggggtggggagggagagggcagcGGGCGGCCTCTGCCCCGTGGGGCGTCGGGGGACCCCGCCGGCTGTCCAGCCCCACGACGGCCGGCCCGCCGCCCTCCCCCGCTGCAGCGGATTATGGTGCGGCCCCCACGCGTGGATTACTAGCTAAAGGGATTGAGCTGGGGGGAGGTCGGGCTGTAAACCCCCACTCACCTAACAAGGACAATCACCATCGAGAGAGCCCCGGGGATTCCCGGCGTCCCCCCTCCCAACTCCCCAGAGTCATGAGAACAAAGGAAgggactgtttttttttttttctctgctttgctttatcCCCCCTCCACCCATTTTCCCACTGGTTTATCATGAAATTGGTGCAGCTACAAAAGGTGTTTCTGAAGGCAGCAAACGACAACATTTCTACCAGACTACCTTCATGTTAGCATCTGCAAAAGAGCAGATGGATTTCCCTAGGATGGATAGAATCCACGTCCAAGGCTGATACATTTCAGTAGGTGCACATTTTATTTGAGAAAAGGAACTGAATCAATTTTACACAATGCAGTTTTACTCTGATTACAGTTCAGTTATACAAGCAATGCTAAGATCTTATTTTCTATATTCAAACTATTAACTCTTCTATTCAAGCTCTGCAGGGTTATTACTTAATATGTGTACAGATACTGTAGTATTAAAGCACACACATATCTGTACCACTCTTCTGAAGTGTCAAGGTTTCTAAAAAATCAAgtagagaaaatattaaattgaatgaaaaaaaaaaaacattttgctttccagttgGCTTCACTGCTGTGACATTTTCACTGAATCCTTGTGGTAGTACTCAAAGCTCCATCAAATAGTTTGCCTAGATTCACTGCAATCCATGTGTTTTCATCTAATTTAAAAGTTTATCTCAATGAAATATACCCAAAGattaaaaagggggaaaaaaagtgtcaaAATAGAAAATCATGATTACAATAAATGTTTACTGCAAGTGACGATTTGCTCATGCAGTTGTCCTGTTCTATAATTTACCTCTGAGATCTGAGAGCACGGAATCACTGACCTGCTTTTCCACTGTGCCAATGAAGGACCACCTTACACAAGTAATTCAAAGAAGCAAAGTTACATTTTCTAGAGCAGACATTTGATTTACAGTTATTTAATGGAATAATGCATCAAACCTGCAAAATGCTGTATACTACCCTTTAGGATTAGCAGGCTCTACAATTAATACAGACACACCTGTGCACTCCAACCAGAAACGTCTGATCTGTTGCCAGTGCATGTCAGGGATTATAAACAGAGGAAGGGCCTGCACACtggaaaattactgtttttccaGCTGTCAGCTCCTCTAATGCAAGATATTCTGCCTCCAAACTCTGcctcaggaaaaataatttatttcagtgtccCTAGATAAGTTTGGTTGGATCCCCTGGCGGCAATGCCAGTCCATATTAATAACTTGCACCCCAGGAACTGTGGCCAGTCTCAGGCATCCACAGACACTCAACTGTGCTTTCATCTGCATATGAATATAACCAGTGACACAACACAAAGCAGATGACTTGCTGCCACCTGTGCCTGCTCCCTcacctctgttttgtttttttttttttcattcagccTGGTGTTCCTGCTTGTGTTTGAACATCTATGCCCTCCTCCCCATCTGCAAAACCCTCTTCTAGAGACCTCCTCCCAGAAGGGTTACGTTTTGCTTTTGCTTGCAGTGACCCTGCATTTGAGTGACCTATCACTGCATTAGGCACATCCCCACAGGCTCCGGGAATAAACCCTGGCCCCCTAGAGGGACATACACACGCTAACCATCCCAGttatcttttcctctttcaagcaaccctcattaaaaaaaatcaaaaaaaccaaacacaaaacaaaccatcCCAGttatcttttcctctttcaagca from Heliangelus exortis chromosome 1, bHelExo1.hap1, whole genome shotgun sequence harbors:
- the LOC139791306 gene encoding potassium voltage-gated channel subfamily A member 5-like, whose translation is MEIALVTLENGGATAIEGGEDAAVGGGSARARWRGDLLHIAGSAAAAAAPRLSDGKEGDPPQPPPPAPPQPPPLPAPQPPPLSADEEREQQPPDPRGGGERRRSSASSSNGPARGAPPVPPQPPARPPLPGAAVELGPPEEGGHRRGMAMAAAGEEEEEEEEGEAAVVAASRATMHHQRVLINISGLRFETQLGTLSQFPDTLLGDPDKRMRYFDPLRNEYFFDRNRPSFDAILYFYQSGGKLRRPVNVSIDVFADEIRFYQLGEEAMERFREDEGFIKEEEKPLPLNEFQRQVWLIFEYPESSGSARAIAIVSVLVILISIITFCLETLPEFRDEREIPVPLPPQSGGLNGTTGDALPVQPPSSLSDPFFIVETTCVIWFTFELLVRFFACPSKPEFSRNIMNIIDIVAIIPYFITLGTELAHEQQQPGTGSSNGGGGQQQAMSLAILRVIRLVRVFRIFKLSRHSKGLQILGQTLKASMRELGLLIFFLFIGVILFSSAVYFAEADDPESHFSSIPDAFWWAVVTMTTVGYGDMRPVTVGGKIVGSLCAIAGVLTIALPVPVIVSNFNYFYHRETDHEEHTVLKDEHSSAQGSTAGEDTKRRSSRNSLNKSVVHLENSEGFNNDTSSLEKTNIKAKSNVDLRKSLYAFCLDTNRETDL